A genomic window from Cryobacterium sp. SO2 includes:
- a CDS encoding SufE family protein, translating to MTTPDLPDQLADIREDFLALEQPDRLQLLLEFSNELPALPERYQDHPDLFERVVECQSPVFIVVEIDQDGLVHLFATAPAESPTTRGFASILAQGLDGLTVDAVLAVPDDFPQTIGLTQAVSPLRLRGMTAMLGRAKRQLRERSAALA from the coding sequence ATGACCACACCTGACCTGCCTGACCAGCTCGCCGACATTCGCGAGGATTTCCTGGCGCTGGAGCAGCCGGACCGCCTGCAACTGCTGCTCGAATTCTCGAACGAGTTGCCGGCACTGCCGGAGCGCTACCAGGACCATCCCGACCTCTTCGAGCGGGTCGTGGAGTGCCAGTCCCCCGTGTTCATCGTCGTCGAGATCGATCAGGACGGCCTGGTGCACCTCTTCGCCACGGCGCCGGCGGAGTCACCCACCACGCGTGGCTTCGCCTCGATTCTGGCCCAGGGCCTGGACGGGCTGACTGTGGATGCTGTGTTGGCCGTTCCCGATGACTTCCCGCAGACGATCGGGCTCACCCAGGCCGTGTCCCCGCTGCGCCTGCGCGGCATGACCGCCATGCTCGGCCGCGCCAAGCGGCAGCTGCGTGAACGCTCGGCAGCCCTGGCCTGA